A region from the Onychomys torridus chromosome 22, mOncTor1.1, whole genome shotgun sequence genome encodes:
- the Ankrd61 gene encoding ankyrin repeat domain-containing protein 61 isoform X1 produces MGNITKRGSRDLVEDSAMLLEDSSVTTLHSRLYEAILKEDCNIIKILLRTHPVNQPLTILDNPTSRLLLSQQTRAIFPIHLAAEYRKPQSLLCLLQHGADTEVRDAQGLTTLHQMLLNWPITSTTWTKPSTQIQKILTDIQNNAVTCLRILCEHGAQVNARVDNSNKHSPLHLAITYGSYPVLSLLTQNGAQVNATNEASMTPLHMAAEILDKNMIETLIACGANVNCAITSTGNTALKLAVCTASSKAGQLLAAGVGCIRLLLSHGAQVNAQDHEGQTALHKACFGGREVIINLLLEFEANVNILTKNGESPIYMYLQRSSNIRDVTLLARLLYRTYPLRLSNKQGLLPAGIMLPEFHLLRETLIKLAKKPLSLEAICKRNIRNVYGEKYKLHLKKLLPGKLWNSIYTFYDFDYLLK; encoded by the exons ATGGGGAACATAACCAAGAGGGGAAGCAGAGACCTCGTGGAGGACAGTGCTATGCTGCTAGAGGACAGCTCAGTCACCACGCTACACTCTAGACTTTATGAGGCCATACTCAAGGAAGACTGTAACATAATCAAGATACTCCTCAGAACCCACCCTGTCAACCAGCCCTTGACCATCCTGGATAACCCCACCAGCAGACTACTTCTGAGCCAG CAGACTCGGGCTATCTTCCCCATCCATCTGGCCGCTGAATACCGCAAGCCACAAAGTTTGCTTTGCTTGTTACAACACGGGGCTGACACTGAAGTAAG GGACGCTCAAGGCCTCACCACTCTTCATCAGATGCTGCTAAACTGGCCAATCACTTCTACCACGTGGACCAAACCCAGTACTCAGATCCAAAAGATCCTGACAGACATTCAGAATAATGCTGTCACGTGTCTGCGCATTTTGTGTGAACATGGAGCTCAAGTGAATGCCCGGGtagacaacagcaacaaacattCACCCCTCCACCTGGCCATAACATATGGCTCCTATCCAGTTCTCTCCCTCTTGACCCAAAATGGTGCCCAGGTCAATGCTACTAATGAAGCCAGCATGACGCCCCTCCACATGGCTGCAGAAATACTGGACAAGAACATGATAGAGACACTCATTGCCTGTGGGGCCAACGTGAACTGTGCCATCACATCAACTGGAAACACGGCTCTGAAGCTGGCAGTGTGCACCGCATCAAGCAAAGCTGGCCAACTGCTAGCAGCAGGGGTGGGCTGCATCCGTCTGCTGCTAAGTCATGGAGCCCAGGTCAACGCCCAAGACCACGAAGGCCAAACAGCTCTGCACAAGGCATGTTTTGGAGGCAGAGAGGTAATAATCAATCTCTTGCTGGAATTTGAAgcaaatgttaacattttaacAAAAAATGGGGAATCTCCAATTTATATGTACCTTCAGCGCAGTTCCAATATCAGAGATGTAACGCTTCTGGCTAGGCTACTTTATCGAACTTACCCTTTAAGACTGAGCAATAAACAAGGGCTTCTACCTGCAGGAATCATGCTACCAGAATTCCACCTCTTAAGGGAAACTCTAATAAAGTTAGCAAAAAAACCTTTATCCCTAGAGGCCATCTGTAAGAGAAACATCAGGAATGTTTATGGTGAGAAGTACAAATTGCACCTGAAGAAACTTCTCCCTGGGAAGCTATGGAACTCCATATATACCTTCTATGACTTCGACTACCTCTTGAAATGA
- the Ankrd61 gene encoding ankyrin repeat domain-containing protein 61 isoform X2: MDGSHTSCMTGMRVTSFSQNTPTLITSCKQTRAIFPIHLAAEYRKPQSLLCLLQHGADTEVRDAQGLTTLHQMLLNWPITSTTWTKPSTQIQKILTDIQNNAVTCLRILCEHGAQVNARVDNSNKHSPLHLAITYGSYPVLSLLTQNGAQVNATNEASMTPLHMAAEILDKNMIETLIACGANVNCAITSTGNTALKLAVCTASSKAGQLLAAGVGCIRLLLSHGAQVNAQDHEGQTALHKACFGGREVIINLLLEFEANVNILTKNGESPIYMYLQRSSNIRDVTLLARLLYRTYPLRLSNKQGLLPAGIMLPEFHLLRETLIKLAKKPLSLEAICKRNIRNVYGEKYKLHLKKLLPGKLWNSIYTFYDFDYLLK; this comes from the exons ATGGATGGGAGCCATACATCTTGTATGACTGGAATGAGAGTAACATCATTCTCTCAGAATACACCCACACTGATTACATCATGCAA a CAGACTCGGGCTATCTTCCCCATCCATCTGGCCGCTGAATACCGCAAGCCACAAAGTTTGCTTTGCTTGTTACAACACGGGGCTGACACTGAAGTAAG GGACGCTCAAGGCCTCACCACTCTTCATCAGATGCTGCTAAACTGGCCAATCACTTCTACCACGTGGACCAAACCCAGTACTCAGATCCAAAAGATCCTGACAGACATTCAGAATAATGCTGTCACGTGTCTGCGCATTTTGTGTGAACATGGAGCTCAAGTGAATGCCCGGGtagacaacagcaacaaacattCACCCCTCCACCTGGCCATAACATATGGCTCCTATCCAGTTCTCTCCCTCTTGACCCAAAATGGTGCCCAGGTCAATGCTACTAATGAAGCCAGCATGACGCCCCTCCACATGGCTGCAGAAATACTGGACAAGAACATGATAGAGACACTCATTGCCTGTGGGGCCAACGTGAACTGTGCCATCACATCAACTGGAAACACGGCTCTGAAGCTGGCAGTGTGCACCGCATCAAGCAAAGCTGGCCAACTGCTAGCAGCAGGGGTGGGCTGCATCCGTCTGCTGCTAAGTCATGGAGCCCAGGTCAACGCCCAAGACCACGAAGGCCAAACAGCTCTGCACAAGGCATGTTTTGGAGGCAGAGAGGTAATAATCAATCTCTTGCTGGAATTTGAAgcaaatgttaacattttaacAAAAAATGGGGAATCTCCAATTTATATGTACCTTCAGCGCAGTTCCAATATCAGAGATGTAACGCTTCTGGCTAGGCTACTTTATCGAACTTACCCTTTAAGACTGAGCAATAAACAAGGGCTTCTACCTGCAGGAATCATGCTACCAGAATTCCACCTCTTAAGGGAAACTCTAATAAAGTTAGCAAAAAAACCTTTATCCCTAGAGGCCATCTGTAAGAGAAACATCAGGAATGTTTATGGTGAGAAGTACAAATTGCACCTGAAGAAACTTCTCCCTGGGAAGCTATGGAACTCCATATATACCTTCTATGACTTCGACTACCTCTTGAAATGA